The Oryctolagus cuniculus chromosome 4, mOryCun1.1, whole genome shotgun sequence genomic sequence ctttatgAAGGACacattttgccacaatgtcttggctttccatgcctgaaatgctctcacaggcttttaaACCAgacagaatgccttaagagctgattctgaggtcagagtgctactttaagCAACTGTCATTCTATTGAGTCTGCTGtatgtactgcttcccatgtatgagcattcactcatttttaattctatctattattattaccaaacacttaatcctatctgtatgatcactttaacacttaatcttatctatatgatcactttaacacttaatcctatctatatgatcactttaacacttaaaatgcttttttttttttttttaaccacccaCTTATGGGGATTTGGCatcccatagcaagtttttaaactgcacccttagaagtaagtccataggaatgtatgcagaactatacagctttacagttacaagcttcatacacttcataattacaactttaggaacatggtgattctttatactgtgcccaccctctccccccactcccacccccttccttctcttatttttactaagatctattttcaattaactttatacacatatgattaactctatattaagtaaagagtttaacaaataacatgaaaaaaaaataaaaagctgttcctcaacagtcaagacaagggctgttcaaagtcattgcttctcaaagtatcaatttcacttctacagattctctgttctccctgacctgtgataactaatagggcACCTAAAAGACTTGTCTTTCTATGAGGGACCCTCACCACTTTTACTCACCCTCACTCTCAGGACAGCCTTATGAAACTGCCACTCTCATTGATTAAGGGAGTTTCCAAGTTTATTTGCCATTCAGGATCCAAGCATTTTTCACCACAGCCCTGGAGGCCAGAGCCCAAAGAATGTGATCAAAGCATGGAGACAGCTTTCCATCAGGATGCAGGTCCCACTCTTCTGACTGGATCAGACATTACTTTTCCATTAAATAATCTCCCACTATTAGAACATGGCTAGGTCAACCACTGTCCCAGAAAGACTTGACAGCAAGAGGCAATGGACCAAGTGGGACAAAGACACCAACAGGAGCAGTTATTAGCACACAAAAAACAGGAGTTATAAGGCTGGGTTGGCAGAGTTCATATAATGAACACTTAAGATCTTTTGCCTATTTTCATATGGTACATGATAGATGTTAAAATTTAACATGATAGATGCTCAAAATTAAACCAATATTTATCCCCATGTCTACTTTTATTTAACACTGGacctaaaatatttctgaatgcaGAAATCTGCCATCTGACACTGAATTTGCTATTTACTGTAAAgtctatttatgaaaaaatagcgATTGTCTTTCATTTGCTGTATCTTGGCAAGTGCTCTTGGCACTggcagaatatttttattaatttgcagATTGAGAGGATACAGAATCCATATCTCTGGAATAGTTACCAGGTAAAGAAAAAAGCCATGGATTCCAAGAATGGCCAGACGAACAATGAGAAGCTCCTCTTCCATGGGACAGATGCTGACTCCTTGCCACATGTCAATGGGAATGGCTTTAACCGCAGTTACGCTGGGAAGAACGGTAAGGAAGTGAGGAGTGTGGCTGTTCCCAGGAGGCGTCAGCCGGGAGACCCTGAGCTGGTGAGAGAGAATGTGCACTCCTTGTATCCCCTGTGGTTGGTGGCCTGCTGCAGCCCGAGGTTCAGGGCCAGACTCACTCTACTTCATCTCCACAGGGGACTGAGTGGCCCTGTGAGTggaaacactgatttttttttaaagatgaaaaacacagaaaaattttataagcagaattttaaaaatattgacctGTTGGACCCGTGTGCCTGATTATACACTCTACTAGAATTcttacaaaatttttttctcttcacagCTGTGGCATATGGAAAGGGAACTTACTTCGCTGTCGATGCCAGTTACTCTGCCAATAATACATACTCCAAACCAGACAGAAATGGGAGAAAGCACATGTATTACGTACGAGTACTTACCGGCATCTACACCTGTGGGCAGTCCTCCTACATTGTGCCTCCTCCGAAGAACCCTCAAAATGTGACAGATCTGTACGATTCGGTCACAGACAATGTGAACAACCCAAGTCTGTTTGTGGTCTTCTATGACTACCAGGCGTATCCAGAGTACCTCATTACGTTTAGATGACATCTTGGAACTCACCCTCAAAGCCATTATTCGCCCTGTTACAAAACGAGTTTTAGCTCTACCCCCCTTCACAGTGTTTTCAAAGACTAAAGGAGCCCCCCTGCATTCATTACCACTGAGATCGGACTTTCTTCAGCTTCTCTTTTTGAGAATTTAGATCGGATAATCTAGATACAAGTCTGGGCCCTCAACTGAGGACATCAAATGTGTGGGAAAAGAACAGGTGTCTGTTTTGGGGAAGGAGAGAATTACAAGGCTGCAACCATGCAATTCCAGGTGCTGAAGGAGAGGGCTGGCATCGCGTCAGGATACCACAGGGCTGTGGGCAGCACAGTGTGCTAGCAAGCGGGCTGGCCTGCTGCCTTTGCTGGGGCATGCAGGACGCCTTGTTGACATTTGGTCCTTGGGCTGAGGTCTGTGATGTACAACAGGTGCTCCATAAATGTTTGCTTAATTAAGAATGAAGTAGCCCAGACTCCTATTCAAAGTGTGAATCATCTCTTTGATATACTTGACTTACTGTCACCTTGGCTCAAATCGAAGAGCTTCCCTCACCAGCTAGCCCATGACATGTGCGTGGGAACTCTGTGGCCAGGGCTCTGGGACTGCAGGGGCTGGGATTTCGCTGGTGTTGTCCCATGGAACTGTGCAGGTTCTCAGTGCCTTCTAGAACGTGTCTACTCACTGCTCTCTACTTGCCCCACTGACAACAGAATAGTGCCTATTACACCTTCAATGTGAAACCTCTGATTGTGCTAAGATTAAATGGACTCTAAGGTTATTAAATAGTGTATTTTGGCAGTCTAGCTTTTTGATGATTCTAAAGTTGCCAGTATAAATAAACCAAAAGAATTAAGCAGTCATATTGCTCATTTGCTAAACCTACCCCTGGATGGTAAAGAACAATTGTTTTGTAAGTTTCAGATGCAAACACCATTATTGAGCTCCTAGATCGTACCAAGTAGTATAACAGGTGCATTGACCTGCAGTGTTCCtaaccacctccccacccccatccccaccctgctGTCCTGTGGCTAAGAATTCCATCTGCATTTCAAAGTGTAGGGGGGTCATGCTCAGGGTGCCAGAAGCTTTCTTGCCTGAGGTCACCCTGGCAGGAATCCTCACAGCCGCTGGCACTGAATCTTGATCCCTGTAAGGTGGGGAACACTACTGCAGGTGGCCTCTGGATTCAGACAGCCTGTGGATGCCCCCAAACTGCCAGAGTTTTTTTCCTTCTGGCTTTTGTTTCCACTGTAGTTTCTTCAGCTGAGGCGCTTTGGGCCAAGAAAACTGACGCAGAGCCAGCCCAGGTGGCTCATTCCGCGGCTACtactatctgctgctgcttcaacGACACAGGGGTCTCCGAATTCCTTTTGCTGTTACTGTTCTTCAAGCGGGTGGGCAACCACTTTTTATTGCTTAGGAGTGGTTTCCTAGCCGCTGGTATCAAGGACAGTGAGTGTAAGAAATGAATAACAAAGGCACCTCTCCTTCGTTTTTGTTCTCCAATGGTTTGCTTAACTCAGGGCAAGGCTGAACATGGTGTGTTGCACTGAAGAATAATGTCAATGAAGTCCATATATGTTACAATCCAAAGAACCATGTCAAATGTTCAGTTcccctttttcaaataaaatacttgaaCAATGTCACTtggaagtaaatatttttatcctAAAGGGCAAAACAAGGGAGCTTAATGATAAACACATGCCtctgctggaaaagcagcaaacaaaaaaagtctAACAACTCACAACAAAGTGCGATAGTATCAAGGGATTCTTAGACTCCTGGTGTTTGAAAATTACGGATGGGTGCAGTATAAGGATAGTTTAGCAAATCTGAAGGGCAAACTGACCCCAGGAAGTAGTCCTGACTAAAATATGGCCTCCcacccttttaaagatttattttatttatttggaaagtagatttagagagagatggagagatctcccatctgctggttcactcccgaaatggccacaatgatccgggctgtgcaaggctgaagcaggagcaaggagcttctcccaggggtccaagcacttgggccatcctctgctttcccaggccatagcagagagatggataggaaatagagtagctgggactcgaactggcatccatctgggatgccagtgtcacaggcagcagctttacgtgctatgcgACAGTGTTGGTCCCCAAACAACCCCATTTTGAGCCTGGGCAGGTCTTAAACTCGTTTTGTATTTGCATCATCTAGGGGTGTTTGCTGAAACTGAAGTTTTGGTCCCACTCCGAAGGAGTCGGATGGTGTAGTGCTGTGTGGCGCCCAGGAATTCCACTTCCAGCTGGCGCTTCAAAAGGTCCTGACAGCCCTGGCAGCCATAGCCACGGGACTTCCGTGGCTCCCAGGCACTTTGCCTTTGTGGGCCTCATACTAcataaatgatattaaaaattgCACTTTGCAACTGTGCTGACTTAAACATGAAAGCAATCAAAGGTGGATTATAATTGTTTTTCTCCGATTTTGAGAGATGGATGTACACAAGGCTGAGCTTGTATCCTCTAACTCCTTTGGTCTCTGGAAGCTCAACGGAGCTCTTTAACAGTTGGCTGCACATACTCTGGCGTGCTCACCTGTAAAGTACAGGATGGCGTGGGGCCCGGCTGCCCCGGTGCTCACAGCCTCCCCCTTTTATTCTCGGTTCTCAGTCCCCCTTTGCAAATAGCCAGAGTCTCTCCCTATATCAaaatctctttctatgtaacCTCAGGAAATTATCTCCCATCACCGATTACACTTAGAAATCCATTTATGCCACGTCAactctcttccaggtctctgcatGTCAAAGACTATTACCTTTAATtgaatgaaatgctttctctcaGGATGGCTTTCAAACTTCTGACTCCCAAGAACAAAGAAGAGAAGTAAGTTTTATACCAGGCTCAGTATACACAGATACAGTGGGAAGGTTTCGTGACATATACTTACCctgaaatattttcctaaaaagTTTCACAAAATAATCCCTATACCTGGAATTCACTGAAATTTTCCATATATAATTTGGATATTTACTTTGAGAGTATCATATTCCATTCTTCCCCATACTGATCTTTCCCACTGAAATGATTTTATGACTAACGGGTCCTAGCAtgtcaaacataaaaataaaatacctggaGGAAAGATATGTCTATTTCTTCCATAGGAATAGGTATATCTAGTAAGAGCAGCAGACATCCTCTGCCCCAATGTACTTGAAGGAGTACTGCCAacaaggactctctctctcttttttttaatcacctGCTTAGCTACTATTTAATGAACTCTATCATGATCAAGGCTCTGTGAATACCACAGTAATAAGAAGTGCTTACTCCCAGGGAGCTATACCCTGGTTGGGAGAGACAGACAATAGCCAAATAAATAGGTTAAATATGTGGTGATCAGTGCAGGATGGTTGTCCGGGCGGCcctggcctgacccagttctcAGGAATCATCATCAGTCAGTTCATCTCAAAAAGAGACCTTGTATATCTTTTCTGTTGTGTATCCATTTTAATGTATGGTTACTCAAAGGTCAATGAGCTTTTCTAATTTCCAAATTCTTGCacagtaataataatagttaCTCTCCGATCTTGCAAATGTACTGAGAGTGGGACCAGTTTCACTAAATCAAGCTTTTAATCATTGTTTCAGGAGTCAGTGCCATGGAGTCTTCACTCCCAGGACTGGTGTTCTGAGTTGTCCCAGCTCCTTCTATAAGGAGGCCTCATATTAAACCCCCATACTTTTCTCCTGATTAGCATATTGCTCTGGGCAGTGACAATTCTGCAGGTGTCAGAAGGGAGACCATCCCTGGTCCATTCAACCAATGGATTAATAAACCCGAGTTGGCAAACTTTTTTTGTACAGGGACAGAGAGTGAATATTTTTGGCTTTCTGGGCCAGGCAGTGTCACCACTCAACTCTGTCACTGTAATCCCAAAGCCACCATAGACAGATGGTCTCACTGTGTTCTGATAActcttcatttataaaaacaaGCAGCAGGCTATACCTTGGTTGAGGCTGGAGATGACTTCTTGCTGGGAACACTTGGGGTTTACACTTTGGGAGAGGGGGGGAAAGGCAAAGGCACTAAGGAAAGAAGGCTGCCAAACAAGAAGGAGCCCGCGTGGCCCGAGAACACCACACATGAGACATGGCAGTAGACTGAATTTAACTAGGGAATAAATGCACTTACAAACACGAGCAAATGGACCTTTTGCtgctcttttatttgaaaatcaccttatttaaaaatatatttttttaaaatattatttaaaaagtcatctaACAGAATCACAAATTTCTTCCTTGTAGTAGAAGTTGTGCCACCATCCTGGTCACCTGTGGGTTCACCACGCAGTCCAGCAGGTCGTCAGTAGTCACGAGTGCTGTGGTCACGGCTGCGGTGCTGCTGGAGGCCACGTGTTCCGCAGACACGGTCTCACCTCTGCTCGGCACTTGTTCCCACTTGGTGCCATGCAAATGTCCAAAGCCTTCTCCATCCTTGTCAACAAAGCCTTTACCATCACTTTCTACTACGCCTCCCCTTTCTGACAGTGGTTCTTCGGTTAGCAGTGTGACAGCGACCAAGTTGGGGCCAAAAGGGTCCACTGCCTTCTGTTTTGTGGCTCTGTGTTTGTTCACGTTTGGGCTATATGTTTGTTCTACCTCCACATGGTTGCACGTGTGtaattcttcctttttcctgtgCTTCCCATTTGTTTGCAATGCTTGGCCTTCTATCTCCCTGGATGCTCTATGATGCTCCAGGAAGGCAGACACGGCTCCATTTAAGTAGTGACAATTGACTTCGTGGGATATTTCCTCAacctaaagaaagagaaaaccctTTACCATGGTTACGCATGTTCAGTTAAACTGGAAGCCAAACGCTCTGGCCAGGGCTGCCTCAGTGCAGGAAGCAGAGCACTGTGACGACAGCCAGACGCAGCCTACCTCCGTCGGGTTTAACCAGGCCCTGGGGTTGCGAGGGTCCTCTGCGGTTTTCAGGGCGCACACAAGCACGCGGGTGATTGCCTCTTCCACCCGGGCCAGGTGGTCCTCTTCCTAAGTTGGGATAAAAACACATTTCAATCATTTGCCTTTGTGTCTCATGGCTTGACACAGACCACAGAGTCTCTATTTAACTCTGTGTTCCATTCtctggcatcaatataatttttgtttcagaaGGGATGAGTGCATGCTATTGGCAAACCCATAATTTTGCTGTATTCACTATCATCTACCATCTAGAAGAGTTACAGAATAGCTTACCAGCCAAATCCAGGTATGTATTCTCTGAATCTATCAGATATAAAACCTGGGGTGTTTTCCCCAATCTTCCCCATGCTTTGATATGCTTGCATTTTCTGAAAAACAGTATTGTATATGGAGGAATAATCCCTACATAGTTTGACAAGAAAATCATGTGAGCAATAGGAGGAAAATTCTAATAAGCATGCATGGCTATAAGAATGAGGTGGTTAACCATCTAAACATGGCTTTCTGAAATGTAAATAAGTATAAACTATAGCATGAGTGATAAATTACACCAAAATCAACAACTTCTGTTCACcaaaaaaaataccataaaagaaaaaaaccaagatGTTTGTAAAACTTATAATTAATGAAAGGTTAATATTCAGATTATACAAATAATCTATGCAAACCAGCAagacaaatgactggatttttgtaATGAGCGAAATACATTAAGATAAGCATTTCAGAAAGAGAATCATTTGGCTAATAAGCATATGACCTCTAGGGGAATGCAAATTAAGAAACTTAGGAAACTGATCAAAATGGATCTGACAACTCCAAGTGCAGAGACTCTGAGGGTGGAGTGCTCTGGGGCGAGACGTAGAAAACACACCCTCTGCAGACCAGCAACACCACTCTTACACCACACGTGAGGAGCACCCGCCAGTGGACGTCCAAATGCCGATGAAACACCCAAACAACCCAAACTCGACAAGAAAACGTCAGTGAGTTCCTTTATGACCtggaaaagggaaaaatcttcctaACCGCGACTCAAAATCCCAACAATAAAGTTCAACAACACATGCTGTTGGTGAGGCCTTGGAAGAAACAAGTACTCTCATCTTGCAGATGCTTGACGATTCAGCGGTGAAGAAGTGGAATCTAGCAGAACCTCAGAAAACTAAGTATACATTTACTCCCTTTAAGGAATCCCTGAGACTCACTTTAACAAGTTAAAACAGCACGTGCACAGGGTTATTCACCGGCACCGTCTGTAACTGCGAAAGATGAGACTGAACCGAAATATCCAAGTGGATCCTTTTAGAGTCTGGGAGAGGTGGTGGgtacagggaggaagggagacctCTCTGAGAGATATGTTTTCGTACAGTTGGAAAAGCtgaatgttttaaatattcaaaatattaaattatatcaCGTCTGGAAAAACCCTTAAAAgtaaaatcaaactgaaatacatgaactttCTGGAACATGAAATTAGCAACACATGAAAAGAGTTCCTTCACAATGACTTCTGAACAAATACTTtgtacccccccccacacacaaatgAGATATAGTCTAATGATAAGAAGATTTGCAAGGAAATCTTAAACTTTATTTGTAAGCTTCATGGTTAGTAGTGATACCAGAATTGGAATTTTAACTATAAATTTGGCATCATAAAAATGTATTACTAGATAAAGCAAGTAAGTAAACATTTTACTGCTATTAAGGACCCAGATAAGGACTCAGTGTGGGAGATAAAAATGCAgaaacaaataaggaaaaaacCCTATAACATTAATTGTGAATTAGAAATATAACAATACTTGTCTATCTGTCTACCTTACATTACACTTTAGCTAAATCATTCCAAGAACCTAGAAACAATGCCACCCCAGTAGCAGTGAGCAGCTTGGAGCCTAGACCTTGGTTTCTAAAGCCATTCCTCATTAAAAGGGAGCAACAATTGGCTTCTGAGTGTGGAGCAGAGGTTTCTTTTTGTACCAGACCCCTAGGACTCACTGAAAGACTCACTACTAAGGATGCAGCAAAAGTGCATCAGGAAGCTTGAAGACATTGCATTAAAGCACAAATGAGACAGAAACTCAGAATTTTAGTCAGGAAAGCTCAGCCAACCAGGGATGACTGTGAAGTGTTGGATTTAGCCTTAAAGAAACAACTtcag encodes the following:
- the HSPBAP1 gene encoding HSPB1-associated protein 1 isoform X1: MAAGSEASVPQTLAAGAGGEEKAPQFETTCSYVDATLEEFLTWNCEQSSLSGPFADYDHSKFWAYADYKYFVNLFEDKTDVFQEVMWSDFGFPGRNGQESTLWIGSLGAHTPCHLDSYGCNLVFQVQGRKIWHLFPPEDTPFLYPTRIPYEESSVFSKVNVVNPDLKRFPQFQKAQRHVVTLSPGQVLFVPRHWWHYVESIDPVTVSINSWIELEEDHLARVEEAITRVLVCALKTAEDPRNPRAWLNPTEVEEISHEVNCHYLNGAVSAFLEHHRASREIEGQALQTNGKHRKKEELHTCNHVEVEQTYSPNVNKHRATKQKAVDPFGPNLVAVTLLTEEPLSERGGVVESDGKGFVDKDGEGFGHLHGTKWEQVPSRGETVSAEHVASSSTAAVTTALVTTDDLLDCVVNPQVTRMVAQLLLQGRNL